A region from the Fusarium musae strain F31 chromosome 1, whole genome shotgun sequence genome encodes:
- a CDS encoding hypothetical protein (EggNog:ENOG41) gives MPPQRGTFKEWERRHDEEKVRLYEIPVNTRMNLEKRPATFKQVQRREDEMRPMDRKDAVRKELNDPGVFQGVITGNVETGQVYGLQGVIYHPEQNPRGFRRSPIEPLDREGRQFLRRFEDDAADFNRVTTRPPRDEDASDLQETRMGNILMV, from the exons ACCTTCAAGGAGTGGGAGCGCAGACATGATGAGGAAAAGGTTCGTCTGTACGAGATCCCAGTCAATACCCGCATGAACTTGGAAAAGAGACCTGCAACTTTCAAGCAAGTCCAAAGACGCGAGGACGAAATGCGTCCCATGGATAGGAAGGATGCTGTCCGGAAGGAGCTCAACGATCCAGGTGTCTTTCAGGGTGTCATCACTGGCAACGTTGAGACTGGCCAGGTCTATGGTCTTCAGGGCGTGATATACCATCCAGAACAAAACCCTCGTGGTTTCAGAAGGTCTCCTATCGAGCCGTTGGATCGAGAGGGGAGGCAGTTCTTGCGCCGCTTCgaggatgatgctgctgattTTAATCGTGTGACTACTCGGCCTCCGAGGGATGAGGATGCAAGTGATCTTCAGGAGACCAGGATGGGTAATAT TTTGATGGTGTAA